A region of Paenibacillus sp. JNUCC-31 DNA encodes the following proteins:
- a CDS encoding TIGR01777 family oxidoreductase, protein MKKVVLAGGTGFVGQDFAHRFKELGYEVLIISRQPGHIAWENQDGINQALEGAELLINLAGKSVNCRYTDENRKIILESRTRTTRILGESVLSCSNPPELWINSSTATIYRHAEDRPMTEKEGEIGSGFSVDVANAWEKAFFEFSLPSTRQIALRIAIVLGKGGVMEPLTNLVRFGLGGSQGPGTQQFSWIHIEDLFRMVIYVQQHTQLEGVFNASSPHPVTNRQLMESLRRRMRVRIGLPSPRWMLELGARFIRTETELVLKSRWVIPERLEREGFTFRYDTLDLALAEILKQGK, encoded by the coding sequence GTGAAAAAGGTTGTGTTGGCGGGTGGAACAGGGTTTGTTGGTCAGGATTTTGCCCATAGATTCAAGGAACTTGGTTATGAGGTGCTCATTATCTCACGCCAGCCCGGTCATATTGCCTGGGAGAATCAGGATGGAATCAACCAGGCACTTGAAGGTGCAGAATTGCTGATTAACCTGGCCGGAAAATCCGTAAACTGCCGTTACACGGACGAGAACCGCAAAATCATTCTGGAATCCAGAACACGCACAACCCGCATTTTGGGCGAGTCTGTTCTGTCTTGTAGCAACCCTCCTGAACTATGGATTAATTCGAGCACGGCCACGATATACAGACATGCAGAAGATCGCCCCATGACGGAGAAAGAGGGCGAGATTGGCTCCGGGTTCTCGGTGGATGTCGCCAATGCGTGGGAAAAGGCTTTTTTTGAGTTCAGTCTGCCGTCTACACGTCAGATTGCATTACGGATTGCCATTGTGCTGGGAAAAGGCGGCGTCATGGAGCCACTCACCAATCTGGTTCGCTTTGGGCTGGGTGGATCACAAGGACCTGGAACCCAGCAGTTTAGCTGGATTCATATAGAGGATTTGTTCCGCATGGTGATCTATGTCCAGCAGCATACGCAACTGGAGGGTGTGTTTAATGCTTCCTCTCCGCATCCTGTCACGAACCGCCAGCTTATGGAGAGTCTGAGGCGGCGGATGAGAGTTCGGATTGGGCTTCCTTCACCTCGCTGGATGCTGGAATTGGGAGCGCGATTCATTCGGACCGAAACTGAACTGGTTCTCAAAAGTCGTTGGGTGATTCCTGAAAGGCTGGAACGGGAAGGATTTACGTTCAGATATGATACGCTCGATCTTGCACTAGCCGAGATATTGAAGCAGGGGAAATAG
- a CDS encoding beta-ketoacyl-ACP synthase III — protein sequence MQLRRVRIVGTGKYLPEQEVTDEELDRRLHVPAGWVSKATGVGVRHYASGAETSSFMGARAAEAALADAGLTFADIDCLVCTSGTKEQPLPSTAVFIQQAMGEQDSGVPAFDMDATCLSFLNGLDVISYMVDAGRYKRVLLVATEIASKGLNWSDKESAALFGDGAAAVIIERTAEGESSQIVHASLKTYSRGARFSEIAGGGTRLHASNYMAEQPAPYLFHMDGQAIFRMASRLLPAFMDDMLLATGNQMEDFQLVIPHQGSAMAMRLIRKKLGIEEDRFMDITRNHGNTIAASIPMGLHEAIKQQRIQRGDRVLMIGTAAGLSLGGLIFDY from the coding sequence ATGCAACTTAGAAGAGTGAGAATTGTTGGAACAGGCAAGTATTTGCCTGAACAGGAAGTAACCGACGAGGAGCTGGATCGCCGTTTGCACGTACCTGCGGGCTGGGTCAGCAAAGCAACAGGTGTGGGTGTGCGTCACTATGCTTCGGGTGCAGAGACCTCTTCATTCATGGGAGCGAGAGCTGCTGAAGCCGCACTTGCGGATGCAGGACTGACGTTTGCAGATATAGACTGTTTGGTGTGTACGAGCGGTACGAAAGAACAACCTTTACCCAGTACGGCGGTATTCATTCAGCAGGCGATGGGGGAGCAGGATTCAGGTGTACCCGCTTTTGACATGGATGCGACATGCTTAAGTTTCCTGAACGGGCTGGATGTCATTTCCTACATGGTGGATGCCGGGCGTTATAAAAGGGTGCTGCTTGTAGCTACGGAGATTGCTTCCAAAGGATTGAATTGGTCAGATAAGGAAAGTGCTGCCCTGTTTGGGGACGGAGCCGCCGCCGTCATTATTGAACGCACTGCTGAAGGGGAGTCTTCGCAGATTGTACATGCTTCCTTGAAAACGTACAGCCGCGGCGCACGATTCTCGGAAATTGCCGGTGGAGGCACTCGTCTGCATGCCTCGAATTATATGGCAGAGCAGCCGGCGCCCTACCTTTTTCATATGGATGGGCAGGCCATCTTCCGCATGGCTTCCAGATTGCTGCCAGCATTTATGGACGATATGTTGCTGGCAACCGGTAATCAGATGGAGGATTTCCAATTGGTGATTCCGCATCAGGGAAGTGCGATGGCGATGCGGCTGATCCGCAAAAAGCTGGGAATCGAAGAGGACCGTTTTATGGACATTACACGAAATCACGGCAATACGATTGCCGCTTCCATTCCGATGGGGCTGCATGAAGCGATCAAGCAGCAGCGTATTCAGCGGGGAGATCGGGTGTTAATGATCGGTACAGCCGCCGGATTGTCACTGGGAGGACTTATTTTTGACTACTAG
- a CDS encoding ATP-grasp domain-containing protein encodes MTTRFTKNGHQASPSFNVLLTGGRAPVTLDLARMLHRAGHRVYVAESAVRHLCRFSSAVERCFMVPSPRHETENYLFEMERLVQAWQIDLLIPMCEEVFYIAQGAARLGDHCRVLVSSLEQLHELHHKYDFIQLAASLGLSVPDTRLINSRQEWMEVQAVLEIEGEWVWKPVYSRFAARVRMPISSTADFDGDAPESNQKIYAGKMKQHRLQNDPPGDTEISLASPWVAQAYVAGQMLCTYSVAYEGNIVAHTTYDSRYRTGSVGASVYFEHVEHEGVYKWVSQFVQATGFSGQIGFDFIETEDGHLYAIECNPRATSGIHLFYHGDELVQALIAPDKLVKEGTVVIPKLGSKAMLMLPMLGSGLQQLLQPGSLRAWMTAWRGTRDVVYLRHDAKPWFEQFAVVLSAWRLARKHKLSLTEALTHDIEWNGEQR; translated from the coding sequence TTGACTACTAGGTTCACGAAGAATGGACATCAAGCATCCCCATCCTTTAACGTGCTGCTCACGGGTGGTCGTGCCCCGGTAACACTGGATCTGGCGCGTATGCTTCATCGTGCAGGTCACCGGGTTTACGTCGCGGAGAGTGCGGTCCGTCATTTATGCAGATTTTCCAGTGCGGTGGAGCGGTGCTTCATGGTTCCATCTCCGCGTCATGAAACAGAGAATTACTTGTTCGAGATGGAGCGTTTGGTTCAAGCCTGGCAGATCGACTTGTTGATTCCGATGTGTGAGGAAGTTTTTTATATTGCTCAAGGAGCAGCGAGGCTGGGCGATCACTGCCGTGTACTTGTCTCTTCTTTGGAGCAGCTGCACGAATTGCATCATAAATATGACTTTATCCAGCTTGCAGCGTCGCTTGGTCTTTCGGTCCCGGATACTCGTCTGATCAACAGTCGGCAGGAATGGATGGAAGTGCAGGCTGTTCTGGAAATAGAGGGGGAATGGGTATGGAAGCCCGTGTATTCCCGCTTTGCCGCCAGAGTTCGTATGCCGATATCCTCCACAGCAGACTTTGATGGAGACGCACCTGAATCTAATCAGAAGATATACGCAGGAAAAATGAAGCAGCACCGTTTACAGAATGATCCTCCTGGTGACACGGAAATATCCTTGGCTTCCCCTTGGGTTGCGCAGGCTTATGTTGCCGGGCAAATGTTATGTACATACAGCGTAGCGTACGAAGGGAATATCGTTGCACATACCACCTATGACAGCCGCTACCGAACGGGCAGCGTGGGGGCCAGTGTTTATTTCGAACATGTGGAGCATGAAGGAGTTTACAAGTGGGTAAGTCAATTTGTGCAGGCGACCGGGTTTAGCGGGCAGATTGGTTTTGATTTTATCGAAACAGAGGACGGACACTTGTATGCCATTGAATGTAATCCGAGGGCGACGAGTGGAATCCATTTATTTTACCATGGAGACGAGTTGGTGCAAGCGCTGATTGCGCCTGATAAGCTAGTGAAAGAAGGAACAGTGGTCATCCCCAAGTTGGGCAGTAAGGCGATGTTGATGCTTCCGATGCTGGGAAGTGGATTGCAGCAACTCTTGCAGCCGGGCAGCTTGCGAGCATGGATGACAGCTTGGCGAGGAACGAGGGATGTGGTGTACCTGAGACATGATGCGAAACCTTGGTTTGAGCAATTCGCGGTTGTACTGTCCGCCTGGCGGCTGGCAAGGAAACATAAACTTTCGCTGACTGAAGCTTTGACTCACGACATAGAATGGAACGGTGAACAACGATGA
- a CDS encoding NAD-dependent epimerase/dehydratase family protein → MNRALVTGATGCLGRHLAIRLAEQGWEVTGLGRQQQHGAELESAGIRFYNGDIRDEAAVNEACSGQDVVFHCAALSSPWGKYRDFYSSNVEGTQHLVDRCMKGGIQRFIHISTPSIYFNYSPRYDIHENDPLPSKPANHYAATKRLAEQVVLQAHANGLPSIMIRPRAIFGPYDQTLFPRIVAANAKSGVPMIGGGQALIDLTCVGNVVDALLLCRDVGTEALGRAYNISNGDPRPFQDLVSRLFGMLEMPLRRRNIPYRAAYGAAAVLERVHRLIPAFGEPQLTRYTVGSLSIPQTLDITEAREKLGYVPRVSIDEGLKQFADWWRAESC, encoded by the coding sequence ATGAATAGAGCATTGGTTACAGGAGCAACCGGATGTCTGGGCAGGCATCTGGCGATACGGCTTGCGGAGCAAGGATGGGAAGTTACGGGTCTGGGACGCCAGCAACAGCACGGTGCAGAGCTTGAGTCGGCAGGCATCCGATTTTACAACGGAGATATACGGGATGAGGCGGCGGTGAATGAGGCCTGCTCGGGTCAGGATGTTGTGTTTCACTGTGCGGCATTATCGTCGCCATGGGGCAAATACCGGGATTTTTACAGCAGCAATGTGGAGGGGACACAGCATTTGGTGGACCGTTGTATGAAAGGTGGCATACAGCGCTTCATCCATATATCAACGCCAAGCATATATTTTAACTACAGTCCCCGATATGACATACATGAGAATGATCCTTTGCCCTCCAAACCGGCTAATCATTATGCAGCCACCAAGCGTCTTGCCGAGCAAGTGGTTTTGCAGGCTCATGCCAATGGACTTCCATCGATCATGATTCGTCCCAGAGCCATATTCGGCCCGTACGACCAGACGCTTTTTCCCAGAATCGTTGCAGCCAATGCCAAATCAGGCGTGCCCATGATCGGAGGCGGACAGGCTTTAATCGATCTGACTTGTGTGGGTAACGTGGTGGATGCGCTGTTGTTATGCCGGGATGTCGGGACTGAAGCGCTGGGCCGTGCCTACAATATCTCCAATGGAGATCCGAGACCGTTCCAGGATTTGGTGAGCAGGTTGTTTGGAATGCTGGAAATGCCTTTACGCCGTCGGAATATACCCTACAGAGCAGCATACGGAGCAGCCGCAGTGTTGGAACGTGTACACCGCTTGATTCCTGCGTTCGGTGAACCTCAACTGACACGGTATACCGTTGGCTCCTTATCCATCCCGCAGACGCTGGATATTACAGAAGCCCGTGAGAAGCTGGGGTACGTGCCTCGGGTGTCCATTGATGAGGGGTTAAAACAATTTGCAGACTGGTGGAGGGCTGAATCATGCTGA
- a CDS encoding MBL fold metallo-hydrolase encodes MLTTTSVKLHLGAAGYCTHPEFLTLRGGRLRPVAFPAGFACIIHPVHGLILLDTGYSSRFFKETTHLPNALYRHITPVVYREEDSAVHFLARIGLKASDIRYIILSHFHGDHIAGVRDFPQAQLIYLPSAYDAVRSLGPIAAVKAGFLPGLLPEDFDARSLPVTKPSERWMRAGEDFPFSEVYDIFGDGSLLGVDVSGHAEGMMGILLGTEAHDYFLCADAVWSSRAFQEQRRPHALAGMIMSDRLAYRRNFDRLVQLHQHFPAIRIVPSHCRAALDAWGIGAEDV; translated from the coding sequence ATGCTGACAACCACATCCGTAAAACTTCATCTGGGTGCAGCAGGTTACTGCACGCATCCGGAGTTTCTGACGCTGCGTGGTGGACGGTTGCGTCCGGTGGCTTTTCCGGCAGGCTTTGCCTGCATCATTCACCCTGTACATGGTCTGATTCTGCTGGACACGGGATATAGCTCCCGTTTTTTCAAGGAAACTACACACTTGCCAAACGCACTGTACCGCCATATTACCCCTGTGGTATATCGTGAAGAAGACAGTGCGGTGCATTTTCTGGCCCGTATAGGACTGAAAGCTTCGGATATCCGGTACATCATCCTCTCGCATTTTCATGGGGATCATATCGCCGGTGTGCGGGATTTCCCACAGGCGCAGCTGATCTATCTGCCAAGCGCCTATGACGCCGTGCGTTCCCTTGGCCCGATTGCAGCTGTAAAGGCAGGGTTTCTGCCCGGATTGCTGCCAGAGGACTTTGATGCCCGATCATTACCTGTTACGAAGCCGTCGGAGCGATGGATGAGAGCGGGCGAGGATTTTCCTTTTTCCGAGGTATACGACATTTTCGGTGATGGCAGTCTGCTGGGAGTTGACGTATCTGGCCATGCGGAAGGCATGATGGGCATTTTGCTCGGTACAGAGGCGCATGACTATTTTCTGTGCGCAGACGCGGTGTGGTCGAGTCGTGCTTTCCAGGAACAACGCAGACCTCATGCGCTGGCTGGAATGATTATGTCAGATCGTCTGGCTTATCGAAGGAATTTTGACAGACTGGTGCAGCTGCATCAGCATTTTCCCGCGATTCGGATTGTGCCCAGCCATTGCCGTGCGGCGTTGGATGCTTGGGGTATAGGGGCTGAGGATGTATGA
- a CDS encoding F390 synthetase-related protein: MSNTMRIVYHYLLARGLRKWKTRAQLERWQEHQIIRQVGRVREKSPFYREWWGEVDASNWRSFPLIDKTIMMHHFDRLNTLGISKDEAMALAGESEETRNFKPSIQGVTVGLSSGTSGNRGLFLVSDREQDAWTGTVLAKLLPGGLWKPAKIAFFLRANSNLYESVQRGKLQFQYFDLLERVDALVERMETYRPTIWVAPPSMLRMLADAYTLGTLTTVPDKIISVAEVLDPLDRKVLEHVFGQTIHQVYQCTEGFLGATCRFGTLHLNEDIVHIEKEFIDPATRRFVPVITDFSRTSQPIIRYRLNDILTEAAVPCACGSPFTTIERIEGRCDDTLYFPHRQTGEAVPVFPDFVTRAVIAASPAIEHYRVVQRGSGTLEISLRLRGGKGMQQVEVDVQRELMKLGARLECSVPEIRFVPYTFEAGVTKLRRVERQLG, from the coding sequence ATGAGTAATACCATGCGTATTGTCTATCATTATTTACTTGCACGGGGATTGAGAAAATGGAAAACACGAGCGCAGCTTGAACGCTGGCAGGAACACCAGATCATTCGGCAAGTGGGACGGGTTCGTGAAAAGTCACCATTTTACCGGGAGTGGTGGGGTGAGGTTGATGCATCCAACTGGAGAAGCTTTCCGCTAATCGACAAAACGATCATGATGCACCATTTCGATCGACTTAATACGTTAGGCATTTCCAAGGATGAAGCGATGGCTCTCGCCGGGGAAAGCGAGGAAACGCGTAATTTCAAGCCATCCATTCAGGGCGTGACGGTAGGATTGTCCTCGGGCACATCAGGCAACCGGGGGTTGTTTCTGGTGAGTGATCGGGAACAGGATGCGTGGACAGGGACAGTGCTGGCCAAGCTTTTGCCTGGCGGACTGTGGAAGCCTGCCAAGATCGCCTTTTTCCTGCGGGCCAACAGTAATCTGTATGAATCGGTGCAGCGGGGCAAGCTGCAATTTCAATATTTTGATCTGCTGGAGCGTGTGGATGCGCTGGTTGAACGTATGGAAACATACCGACCCACCATATGGGTAGCGCCGCCCTCCATGCTGAGAATGCTGGCTGACGCCTATACGTTAGGCACATTGACCACCGTACCGGACAAAATCATTTCGGTAGCCGAAGTGCTGGACCCGCTGGATCGCAAGGTGCTCGAGCATGTTTTTGGACAAACGATTCATCAGGTGTACCAGTGTACGGAAGGATTCCTGGGTGCAACCTGTCGCTTCGGCACACTGCATTTGAATGAAGACATCGTTCATATTGAAAAAGAGTTCATTGATCCCGCGACCCGGAGGTTCGTTCCTGTGATCACGGACTTCTCCAGAACCTCACAGCCGATTATCCGGTATCGGCTAAACGACATTCTGACCGAGGCGGCGGTGCCGTGTGCCTGTGGTTCTCCGTTTACGACCATTGAGCGGATCGAAGGACGCTGTGATGACACGCTTTATTTTCCACATCGACAAACGGGTGAAGCCGTACCTGTATTTCCGGACTTTGTTACGCGTGCGGTGATTGCAGCCTCTCCGGCGATCGAACATTATCGTGTCGTACAGCGAGGTAGCGGGACGCTGGAGATATCGCTTCGGCTCAGAGGAGGAAAAGGGATGCAGCAGGTTGAGGTTGATGTGCAGCGTGAGCTGATGAAGCTGGGAGCGCGGCTGGAATGTAGCGTACCGGAGATCAGATTTGTTCCTTATACGTTTGAAGCGGGAGTAACGAAGCTGCGCAGAGTGGAGAGACAGCTTGGGTAA
- a CDS encoding SDR family oxidoreductase produces MHGYILCRELRVYVGMLMNPLREEVKQMAEQKIQTEDEHIRGETGSTVKRLKEVDPNAPVALITGTSSGFGMLTAVTLAKQGYRVVATMRDLSRNVELVRLAEQEGISDRVQVIRLDVTDADSVQEAVQTVLQNNGRIDMLVNNAGFALGGFIEEVSMDDWRRQMETNLFGLIAVTRAVLPVMREQKQGLIINLSSVSGLSGFPGYAPYAASKFAVEGFTESLRHEMSSFGVRVVLVEPGAYRTPIWSKGLGEIHRSEHSPYKDKLDAVLRYSQHAGETAPDPQEVADLIARIARMRAPRLRYALGKGSRLLIIGKLLLPWKWLEWIIARGLK; encoded by the coding sequence ATGCACGGCTACATCCTGTGCCGGGAGCTGCGTGTGTATGTGGGAATGCTGATGAATCCACTGAGGGAAGAGGTGAAGCAGATGGCAGAACAGAAGATACAGACAGAGGATGAACATATACGGGGCGAAACAGGATCAACAGTGAAAAGGTTGAAGGAAGTTGATCCGAACGCTCCGGTGGCGTTAATTACGGGTACTTCGAGTGGATTCGGTATGCTTACGGCGGTTACGCTGGCTAAACAAGGATATCGTGTTGTGGCAACGATGCGAGATTTGAGTCGGAATGTGGAATTAGTAAGGCTGGCGGAGCAGGAGGGTATCTCGGATCGGGTACAGGTTATTCGGCTGGATGTGACGGATGCTGATTCAGTGCAGGAGGCTGTTCAGACAGTACTTCAGAACAATGGGCGGATCGATATGCTGGTGAACAATGCAGGGTTTGCGCTTGGCGGATTTATTGAGGAAGTATCCATGGATGATTGGCGTAGGCAAATGGAAACGAATCTGTTTGGCTTGATTGCCGTTACACGTGCGGTCCTGCCTGTCATGCGTGAGCAAAAGCAGGGATTGATCATCAACTTGTCCAGCGTCAGTGGATTGTCCGGTTTCCCGGGTTATGCGCCGTATGCTGCATCCAAATTCGCCGTGGAAGGTTTCACGGAAAGTTTGCGTCATGAGATGTCTTCGTTCGGCGTCCGGGTTGTGCTCGTAGAGCCAGGTGCTTATCGTACACCCATCTGGAGTAAAGGTTTGGGCGAAATTCACAGGAGCGAACATTCTCCCTATAAAGATAAGCTGGACGCGGTTCTTCGTTATTCCCAGCATGCTGGAGAGACTGCACCCGATCCGCAGGAAGTGGCCGATCTGATTGCTCGTATTGCACGGATGCGTGCACCAAGGCTTCGTTATGCGCTGGGCAAAGGCTCGCGTTTGCTCATCATCGGCAAGCTGCTGCTTCCATGGAAATGGCTGGAGTGGATTATTGCGCGTGGATTGAAATAG
- a CDS encoding DJ-1/PfpI family protein, whose protein sequence is MKIAFVLFDGLTFLDFAGFYDVINRLNFFEQTKGTTWETCAMTDQVTDESGLTLKVGRVKPNLAEYDLVFVPGGMGTRKLRFDEAFIGWLRQAENVPLKVSVCTGSLLMGAAGFLSGKKATTHPNVYDLLEPYVDEVIQTRIVKHGNVITAGGVATSIDLGIYVVGLLAGQEAAANVKLQIDYPYEMQGVVEE, encoded by the coding sequence ATGAAAATCGCTTTTGTTTTGTTTGATGGTTTAACTTTCCTTGATTTTGCAGGATTTTATGATGTGATCAATCGGTTGAATTTCTTTGAACAAACCAAAGGCACAACATGGGAAACATGTGCGATGACAGACCAGGTTACGGACGAATCGGGTTTAACGTTGAAGGTGGGCCGGGTGAAGCCTAATTTGGCGGAATATGATCTCGTTTTTGTACCTGGTGGCATGGGAACACGTAAGCTTCGATTCGATGAGGCTTTCATAGGGTGGCTTCGACAGGCTGAGAATGTTCCGCTGAAGGTGTCCGTGTGCACAGGCTCTCTGCTCATGGGGGCGGCAGGTTTTTTATCAGGTAAAAAAGCAACGACGCATCCCAATGTCTATGATTTGCTTGAGCCTTACGTAGATGAGGTTATTCAAACCCGGATTGTGAAGCACGGAAATGTAATTACAGCCGGAGGGGTAGCGACGTCGATTGATCTTGGAATCTATGTCGTAGGTTTGCTTGCAGGCCAGGAAGCCGCAGCGAATGTGAAGCTCCAGATCGATTATCCTTATGAGATGCAGGGAGTGGTTGAAGAATGA
- a CDS encoding GNAT family N-acetyltransferase, translating to MNESQKEDVFILRNIRRDEAEQYWPLRLEALKNHPEAFGASFELSIQLPMSEVQERIHNEADDYILGAFTEEGILAGTMGFKREHGLKLRHKGYIWGVYVSPPYRGCGLASRLLREVLDRGRELEGIEQINLSVVTTNESARRLYEQYGFETYGIERNALVVQGKGYDEAHMTYFYAECLNVSDEHVEAAGDI from the coding sequence ATGAATGAAAGTCAAAAGGAGGACGTGTTCATCCTTCGCAATATACGTAGAGATGAGGCAGAACAGTATTGGCCTTTGCGGCTGGAGGCGCTGAAAAATCATCCGGAAGCCTTCGGGGCTTCATTTGAATTGTCGATTCAGCTTCCCATGAGTGAAGTCCAGGAACGTATACATAATGAAGCTGATGATTACATTCTGGGGGCTTTCACAGAAGAAGGCATTCTCGCAGGAACGATGGGATTCAAACGGGAACATGGTCTTAAGCTAAGGCACAAAGGGTACATCTGGGGAGTCTATGTTTCACCACCATATCGTGGATGTGGACTTGCTTCCCGATTGCTCCGCGAAGTGTTGGATCGGGGCAGGGAGCTGGAAGGCATAGAGCAAATCAATCTCAGTGTGGTTACCACAAACGAGTCAGCAAGGCGATTGTATGAGCAGTATGGATTTGAAACTTATGGCATTGAGCGTAATGCCCTGGTCGTTCAGGGAAAGGGCTACGATGAGGCTCATATGACGTACTTTTATGCTGAGTGTTTGAATGTGAGCGATGAGCATGTTGAAGCAGCTGGTGACATATGA
- a CDS encoding serine/threonine-protein kinase, whose amino-acid sequence MMDSIQLELDGISFELKEAHSFEWIARLGTVFRVFDQQDSGNLSFGVLSQDGERYFVKYAGARTIHANSSGSPSQAIDNLKSSVSIYEDLAHDTLIHLKDHFATEHGYVCVFDWVEGECLHSHWDYPPPAKYEDPRSPYYRFRQLPVKTRIRAMEQILDFHIEVQQRGYVAVDFYDGSLIYDFDKQTMKICDIDLYRKGSFMNTMGRMWGSSRFMSPEEFELGAPMEVTNVFNMGAMAFSLLGGELDRSYARWDAGEALYQVVVRAVNPERTQRYESVTELSHAWKKAVMQDK is encoded by the coding sequence ATGATGGACTCGATTCAACTTGAACTTGACGGCATTTCTTTTGAGTTAAAAGAAGCTCATTCATTCGAGTGGATTGCGCGCCTGGGTACTGTATTTCGTGTGTTTGATCAGCAGGATTCCGGCAATTTGTCCTTTGGTGTTCTGAGTCAGGACGGAGAGAGGTACTTCGTGAAATATGCTGGAGCACGCACGATCCATGCGAATAGTTCAGGGAGCCCTTCCCAAGCAATTGACAATCTGAAATCATCCGTTTCAATATATGAAGATTTGGCACATGACACATTAATTCATTTAAAAGACCATTTTGCAACGGAACATGGCTACGTCTGTGTATTCGATTGGGTGGAAGGGGAATGTCTGCATTCCCACTGGGATTATCCACCGCCAGCCAAATATGAGGACCCTCGTTCGCCGTATTATCGTTTCAGACAGCTCCCGGTAAAGACACGCATTCGGGCGATGGAGCAAATTCTGGATTTCCATATTGAAGTGCAGCAGAGAGGATATGTGGCCGTTGATTTTTACGATGGCAGTCTGATCTATGATTTTGACAAACAAACGATGAAAATATGTGATATTGATCTGTATCGAAAGGGTTCTTTCATGAATACGATGGGACGGATGTGGGGTTCATCCCGCTTTATGTCTCCTGAGGAATTTGAGTTGGGTGCGCCAATGGAAGTCACGAATGTGTTCAATATGGGAGCAATGGCTTTCTCACTGCTTGGTGGAGAGCTGGATCGTTCGTATGCCCGATGGGATGCCGGAGAAGCATTGTACCAGGTGGTTGTTCGTGCGGTTAATCCAGAACGAACTCAGCGATATGAGTCGGTTACAGAATTAAGTCATGCTTGGAAAAAAGCTGTGATGCAGGATAAATAA
- a CDS encoding GNAT family N-acetyltransferase: MDMMKIQADTLYMMDDQHRLLSINEPDGGQAPALFIGITSAGQCSYYHEQLPSFLIKELGCESELPLDIPKLIQKVETFRPVKGVWMGPAYTFPEKCDEWHPNVQLIGNPCTFQLKEHFPELIEQLHEKMPVAAYVIEDSAVAVCCSARVSTQGAEASLYTAPSFRGQGYAAEAVKCWQVHVKESGRIPIYSTSWDNMASQTVARKLGLIQFGVDFSITTSS, from the coding sequence ATGGATATGATGAAAATACAGGCAGATACATTGTATATGATGGACGACCAGCACCGTCTCTTAAGCATTAACGAACCGGATGGCGGGCAGGCTCCAGCCTTATTTATTGGAATAACTTCTGCCGGGCAATGTTCCTATTATCATGAGCAGTTACCGTCCTTTCTGATTAAGGAACTAGGCTGTGAATCGGAGCTTCCGCTTGATATTCCAAAGTTGATTCAAAAGGTAGAGACTTTCAGACCAGTGAAGGGTGTATGGATGGGCCCGGCTTATACCTTTCCCGAGAAGTGTGACGAATGGCATCCAAATGTTCAGCTTATAGGTAATCCGTGTACCTTTCAGCTGAAAGAGCATTTTCCTGAATTAATAGAACAGCTGCATGAGAAAATGCCTGTTGCCGCTTATGTCATTGAGGATTCGGCTGTCGCTGTATGTTGTTCCGCCCGTGTATCCACACAGGGGGCTGAGGCGAGTCTGTATACGGCACCTAGTTTCAGAGGACAGGGGTATGCAGCAGAGGCGGTAAAGTGCTGGCAGGTTCATGTTAAAGAGAGCGGGCGAATTCCGATCTATAGTACATCATGGGATAATATGGCTTCGCAGACGGTTGCCCGGAAGCTGGGACTCATCCAGTTTGGGGTGGATTTCAGCATCACGACGTCGTCATAA